From Microbacterium sp. YJN-G, a single genomic window includes:
- a CDS encoding PaaI family thioesterase — protein MGVVDPFIVGVLENEPSWRWFGFTIDEATEGRATVSLIVDSGHVNANEMTHGAIVFAVADQAFAMAANTLIPHAATGDAQIHYLAPSRLGQRLEANAVTSWADARRAVVDVTVRADGEAVATYRGMARATRRA, from the coding sequence ATGGGCGTCGTCGACCCCTTCATCGTCGGTGTGCTCGAGAACGAGCCGTCCTGGCGGTGGTTCGGGTTCACCATCGACGAGGCCACCGAGGGCCGCGCGACGGTCTCACTCATCGTCGATTCCGGGCACGTGAACGCGAACGAGATGACGCACGGTGCGATCGTGTTCGCGGTGGCCGACCAGGCATTCGCGATGGCCGCGAACACCCTCATCCCGCACGCCGCCACCGGTGACGCGCAGATCCACTACCTCGCGCCGAGCAGGCTCGGACAGCGCCTCGAGGCGAACGCCGTGACGTCGTGGGCGGATGCTCGTCGAGCCGTCGTCGACGTGACCGTTCGGGCTGACGGCGAGGCCGTCGCCACTTACCGCGGCATGGCCCGAGCCACCCGACGCGCCTGA